In Triticum urartu cultivar G1812 chromosome 6, Tu2.1, whole genome shotgun sequence, the following proteins share a genomic window:
- the LOC125515863 gene encoding protein FLOWERING LOCUS T-like, with protein MSNDSLVTSRIVGDVLDPFRSTVDLTVLYDGRFVINGMEFRSPAVSGKPSVEIGGDDISVTYTLVMVDPDAPNPSNPTLREYLHWMVTDIPGSMDDTYGREVVCYESPTPTTGIHRMVLVLFRQLGRNTVYAPSMRHNFNTRSFARRYNLGAPVAAKYFNCQRQAGSGGRKFTGPYTSHRQQI; from the exons ATGTCGAACGACTCCTTGGTTACATCACGAATAGTAGGTGATGTGTTGGACCCCTTCCGTAGCACAGTTGATCTGACAGTGCTCTATGACGGTAGGTTCGTCATTAACGGCATGGAGTTCCGCTCACCGGCGGTATCGGGCAAGCCGAGCGTCGAGATCGGCGGTGATGATATTAGCGTGACATACACCCTT GTCATGGTGGATCCTGATGCTCCTAACCCCAGCAATCCGACCTTGAGGGAATATCTTCACTG GATGGTAACCGATATCCCAGGATCAATGGATGACACCTACG GGCGGGAGGTGGTGTGCTACGAGAGTCCGACGCCGACGACGGGGATCCACCGCATGGTGCTGGTGCTGTTCCGGCAGCTCGGGCGGAACACGGTGTACGCGCCGTCCATGCGCCACAACTTCAACACCCGCAGCTTCGCCCGCCGCTACAACCTTGGCGCGCCCGTCGCCGCAAAGTACTTCAACTGCCAGCGCCAGGCCGGCTCCGGCGGCCGGAAGTTCACCGGGCCCTATACCAGCCACCGCCAGCAAATCTAA